Proteins encoded within one genomic window of Cellulomonas xiejunii:
- a CDS encoding pilus assembly protein CpaE codes for MLSTDNAVALEAAGLQWHPRAGDRFVIRSADMAGEVFTISEMVVEAHEYSTGTVLGFNGTTEWALDSVRQEDALWLPREDQMRELLGGTFRSLARSTDGRYQVLVDVAGGPEQVFTADDAADAYAEALLALVSAATSQVG; via the coding sequence ATGCTCTCGACGGACAACGCCGTGGCCCTCGAGGCCGCCGGGCTGCAGTGGCACCCACGGGCCGGGGACCGGTTCGTGATCCGCAGCGCCGACATGGCGGGCGAGGTCTTCACGATCTCCGAGATGGTCGTCGAGGCGCACGAGTACTCGACGGGCACCGTCCTGGGGTTCAACGGCACGACCGAGTGGGCGCTGGACTCCGTGCGTCAGGAGGACGCGCTCTGGCTGCCGCGCGAGGACCAGATGCGTGAGCTGCTCGGTGGCACCTTCCGCAGCCTCGCCCGGTCCACCGACGGGCGGTACCAGGTGCTCGTGGACGTCGCCGGAGGCCCGGAGCAGGTGTTCACCGCCGACGACGCCGCGGACGCCTACGCCGAGGCGCTCCTCGCCCTCGTCAGCGCGGCGACGTCGCAGGTCGGCTGA